Below is a window of Brassica napus cultivar Da-Ae chromosome A5, Da-Ae, whole genome shotgun sequence DNA.
GTTGATATTGGTGAAACTTCGTAAGTCACTTGCTTCCTTAGTAGTTTCGCTTTTACAGTGATATTTTTTTAACGGAAGATGTTTGTATTACAGATACAGCATGGTCTTGGCTGATAATGTTGACGGTGGAGATGATCTTGATCTCATCGTCTCAACTATGAATGGGAACGTCTTTTGCTTCTCCACGCCTTCTCCTCACCATCCCCTCAAGGCAAGATCTTCCGAATACTGTTCGTAGacattgtttctttttaaatgaTAGATTACTGATTCACACTTGGTTCTCAAATTCATCAGGCTTGGAGATCGACTGATCAAGGGATGAACAATAAGGCCATCCGTTATGATCGTGAAGGTGTTTTTGTCACGCATTCAACCAGAGGTTTCCGCGATGAGGAAGGCAAAAACTTCTGGGCTGAGATTGAGATTGTTGATAACTACAGATACCCATCAGGTTCACAAGCACCCTACAACGTTACAGTAAGTTCCTCTTAACCTCAATAGATGATATGATTAGCAATGTTTcctttgaaactaaaaaaaaaacggtttCCAAATGTTACAGACGACGCTGTTGGTACCAGGCAATTACCAAGGAGACAGGAGAATAAAGCAGAGCCAGATCTATAACAAACCAGGAAAATACAGAATAAAACTACCAACCGTTGGAGTGAGGACAACAGGCACAGtaatggtggagatggtggacaAGAATGGACTCCATTTCTCAGATGAATTCTCATTAACTTTCCATATGTATTATTACAAGCTTCTGAAGTGGCTGCTTGTCCTCCCGATGCTGGGGATGTTCGGTCTTCTCGTGATACTACGACCTCAAGAAGCTGTCCCCCTCCCATCCTTTTCCCGTAACAGAGACTAGTGATGCTAAGTGCTTGAGCTCTAAGTATCTCCCCTTGAATAGCTCGTCTAAAGTATTTTAGATAtcgttttttgtttgttaaagatctttagataatttttcttttgagtttATAAAGTTTGTGTTACTTTATTCCTGTAACTTTTCGtcggttaaaaaaaaaactgatcacGCATTATTACATTGATACAGAGTCCTATTCATTCTTTCTTGTTTCCTTTACCCTTATCTGGCTCTTCTGATAACAATGTCTGCTCGTTCACAAACTGCGTGAGCAATGGGATAAGGATAGCTCCAAGAACAGCTACTTTTCTCCAATCCGGTGAAGAAGCAAACGAATCAGCGATTCCTAGAGCCACGATCCCAATCAAACCGAGGTAAATGTTCCTTCTTGACTCTGATCCTACACTTTCTTTGGTAACCTCTTGTATTTTCTGTGTCTCCTCTTTAGCTTTCTCTACATCAACAGGCTGTTTATCACGTAAGCTCTTGAAGAACAATCCTTCATTCCTGTCTTCCACGATCTGCTCCTCAAACTCAGCCAACTTGTTATCGTTCTCCTCTATCTCCAACCTGTTCAACCCCGCAGATTCCTCGAATGCTTGCATCTTGCTCTCGATGTTCTCTAGTATCTGCTCAATCACcaagaaacagaaacaaacaaTGTCAGCTTATATATCTCTCTGTTCATGCAAGATCATCGAGCAAATCAATATCTCTTGAGCTTAAGAATAAAGGTAAGACAAAAGTGAGGATCTTTTAGAAGTGATACAATACCCTTGAGCTAGCTTCGTCGAGGTCTTTCATGGCGTCTTCTCCAACCTTGTCAAACTCTGCGTTGGCTTCTTCAGCAAACTTGGTGAGATAATCCGATCGTTCGTCCAGGAAATCAGTTAAACGGACCTTCGATGTTTGAAGCATGGCGATCCTGGCTAAGAGCTCTTGTCTCTGTGTATCTCCTTCTGGTTTTGGAGGATCGGGATCAGACTCTGAGTCCGAGTTTCCATCTCTGGGTTTCGAGAGACAGAGGAATTGGGTTCTGGAAATGGAATGCCTTGAGGGATTGAATAGAACATGGAAGTTTGGTGTTAGAGTTGTCTGAAATGCTTGAAGTGTGTTCATCATCTTGTTTGTTTCTGATGAAGAAGAGGGTAGAGAGTAACCGCTCGTTCTTTAATTTGGTTTGTGCATTATCCAAAACcagttttgtgtttttttgtatttacacaAAAAAAGCCCTGTTTTAACGGATTATTATACTTAGAGTCTCTTACTTTCATTCTGGTCTGTTTAATAGCATCATGCATGTATAAAAAACAGATTTCTAACTTTCTATTCAACTTGTTAgcattttaaaattacaaaatgatataaatacaaaatgtCAAGTAGTTTAATGATTCATAgaattaacttttatttatttaaaacattacagttttttttgaataattatcacaaataattttatatagcaTCTGATTTATGAGCACACGTAAGTTTATATATACTAGTATTACAACCAGTGCTGCGCACTGGTCAATTTactgttttaaatttatttgatctttgtcaaaaatttcaaatttttttttattattatatgaacAGTGATGCATAGTATACACATGTTTGAATCGAAACAGTGCTGAAATAGATAACACAATAactttgttattattattataaaaatgatacatgtttgtagtattatgaaaaataaataaaatatataccaaattataaaatatagttaaatattttatactcatttcatgtttacaatttaaagttaaaaagaaagatTTTGTTGACA
It encodes the following:
- the LOC125609108 gene encoding uncharacterized protein LOC125609108, whose protein sequence is MMNTLQAFQTTLTPNFHVLFNPSRHSISRTQFLCLSKPRDGNSDSESDPDPPKPEGDTQRQELLARIAMLQTSKVRLTDFLDERSDYLTKFAEEANAEFDKVGEDAMKDLDEASSRILENIESKMQAFEESAGLNRLEIEENDNKLAEFEEQIVEDRNEGLFFKSLRDKQPVDVEKAKEETQKIQEVTKESVGSESRRNIYLGLIGIVALGIADSFASSPDWRKVAVLGAILIPLLTQFVNEQTLLSEEPDKGKGNKKE